A region from the Gammaproteobacteria bacterium genome encodes:
- the glgB gene encoding 1,4-alpha-glucan branching protein GlgB, which produces MGIAVDGITLSSDISRIIEARHHDPFAVLGRHTLSDGKSLIRAFIPRARTVGIADTNITLERLPGTDIFEWRGPTDKIKDLYRLRWQDDHNQTHIQYDPYCFPPVLSEFDLHLFGEGKHWHAYRILGAHPHVHEGIEGVLFATWAPNAERISVVGDFNEWDGRRHPMRVRGDTGVWELFIPGLHSGDYYKFEIRNRNSGELLTKSDPYGQYFELRPGTASIITDPSQYQWQDQNWLHLREQNSWLHEAMSIYEVHLGSWQRDEAGNFLNYRELAHRIVGHVRDLGFTHIELLPITEHPFDGSWGYQATGYYAPTSRFGKPDDFRYFVDYCHRHNIGVLLDWVPGHFPKDAFGLARFDGSALYEHEDPRLGEHRDWGTLIFNYGRNEVRNFLFSSALYWLEEFHIDGLRVDAVASMLYLDYSRNEGEWVPNIYGGRENLEAISFLRQLNEATHQRHPGTMIMAEESTAWPMVSRPVYLGGLGFSTKWNMGWMNDSLQYFSKDPIHRHYHHDLLTFSLLYAFTENFILPFSHDEVVHGKGSMLNKMPGDEWQRFANLRLLYFYMFTHPGKKLLFMGCEFAQGQEWNSADTLDWYVLDYPLHQGIRTLVRDLNRMYRENKALHHFDFEAAGFEWIDCHDAAQSVLTYLRHSSHNDFVIVGLNFTPVPRERYRIGVPEAGVYQEILCTDSAYYGGSNMGNGAGLVSEPIPWMGRPHSIEFTLPPLAGVVLRRIG; this is translated from the coding sequence ATGGGAATCGCTGTGGACGGTATTACACTTTCGTCGGACATTAGCCGTATCATCGAGGCTCGCCATCACGATCCTTTTGCAGTGTTGGGGCGCCACACGTTGAGCGATGGTAAATCGTTAATCCGAGCTTTTATTCCCCGCGCCCGCACAGTGGGAATTGCCGATACCAATATCACCTTGGAACGTCTTCCCGGCACGGATATTTTCGAATGGCGGGGGCCTACTGACAAGATCAAGGATCTTTACCGGCTACGCTGGCAAGACGATCACAATCAAACCCACATTCAGTACGACCCTTATTGTTTTCCACCCGTACTTTCAGAATTTGACCTTCACCTCTTTGGCGAAGGCAAGCACTGGCATGCCTATCGAATTTTAGGTGCACACCCCCACGTCCACGAAGGCATCGAGGGGGTGTTATTCGCCACTTGGGCTCCCAATGCCGAACGTATCAGCGTCGTGGGCGACTTCAACGAATGGGATGGCCGCCGCCATCCGATGCGCGTGCGCGGCGATACCGGTGTCTGGGAATTGTTCATTCCCGGATTGCACAGCGGCGATTATTACAAATTTGAAATCCGCAACCGCAATAGCGGTGAACTGCTGACCAAGTCAGACCCCTATGGTCAATATTTCGAACTGCGCCCAGGCACCGCCTCAATCATCACCGATCCCAGCCAATATCAGTGGCAAGATCAGAATTGGCTGCACCTTCGCGAACAAAACAGCTGGCTTCACGAAGCGATGTCTATTTACGAAGTCCATCTTGGCTCCTGGCAGCGAGATGAGGCGGGTAACTTTCTAAATTATCGCGAACTTGCGCACCGCATTGTCGGCCATGTGCGTGACCTTGGCTTTACCCACATTGAGTTATTGCCTATCACCGAGCACCCGTTTGATGGCTCTTGGGGTTATCAAGCGACAGGCTATTACGCCCCCACCAGCCGTTTCGGTAAGCCCGATGATTTCCGCTATTTCGTCGACTACTGTCATCGTCACAATATCGGCGTTCTGTTGGACTGGGTGCCAGGCCATTTCCCGAAAGATGCCTTCGGACTCGCCCGCTTTGACGGCTCGGCATTGTATGAGCATGAAGACCCACGCCTGGGCGAACATCGCGACTGGGGCACATTGATCTTCAATTATGGCCGCAATGAGGTGCGCAATTTCCTCTTTTCCAGCGCTCTTTACTGGCTTGAAGAATTCCACATCGACGGCCTGCGCGTCGACGCCGTCGCCTCGATGCTGTATCTCGACTACTCCCGCAACGAAGGCGAATGGGTACCCAACATCTATGGTGGCAGGGAAAACCTCGAAGCGATTTCCTTCTTGCGCCAATTGAATGAAGCCACTCATCAACGCCACCCCGGCACCATGATCATGGCCGAGGAATCCACCGCCTGGCCAATGGTGTCGCGCCCCGTTTATCTCGGCGGACTAGGCTTTAGCACCAAATGGAACATGGGCTGGATGAACGATAGCTTGCAATATTTCAGCAAGGATCCTATCCACCGCCATTATCATCATGACCTGTTGACCTTCAGCTTGCTCTACGCCTTCACCGAAAATTTTATCCTGCCGTTCTCACACGATGAAGTGGTGCATGGCAAGGGTTCCATGCTCAACAAGATGCCGGGGGACGAATGGCAACGGTTCGCCAACTTGCGGTTGTTGTATTTCTACATGTTCACTCATCCCGGCAAAAAACTACTTTTCATGGGCTGCGAATTCGCCCAGGGCCAGGAGTGGAACAGCGCCGATACCCTGGATTGGTATGTCCTTGACTACCCACTGCACCAGGGGATTCGAACCCTGGTGCGTGATCTCAATCGCATGTATCGCGAAAATAAGGCGCTGCATCATTTCGATTTCGAAGCTGCGGGTTTTGAGTGGATTGATTGCCATGATGCCGCGCAATCGGTACTCACTTATTTACGCCACAGCAGCCATAATGACTTCGTCATCGTCGGACTGAACTTCACACCAGTACCTCGCGAACGTTATCGTATCGGCGTACCCGAGGCAGGTGTTTATCAGGAAATTCTTTGCACAGACTCTGCCTATTATGGTGGCAGCAATATGGGCAATGGCGCGGGGCTGGTCTCAGAACCCATTCCATGGATGGGGCGCCCCCACTCCATAGAGTTTACGCTGCCGCCATTGGCCGGGGTTGTGCTGCGACGGATTGGTTAA
- a CDS encoding FimV family protein has product MALGACLWVPAGAYALGMGDISVQSALNEPLKAEIKLLATTPAELEGLTVQLATNAAFEKLGVERTPALANIVFEVIKQGRGAPYVKLSSNRAIREPFLDFVVTVNWANGQMLREYTLLLDPPVFDAEEKAMPVEAPTTGSAKIEREQPVVVAPRAQPVAPSAAVGSYGPTQRTDTLWTIAKRMRSNDSVGIAQMMVALVKENPEAFMGGNVNGLKAGYILRAPEMDVIGALSKDEAVAETNRQYQQWLASGHRGSNVMAGVRQEVAGQQAATAAESTPATSSAVAPNSAATPSANARLKLVTPDETQTANGLGGTGKSGKGGSLQKELAIAQETAEAMRQENTDLHNRVAELEKQIQAMQRLITLKDDTFSALQSGVTQGTTPQVGAATPETVGPEVAQPSPAAPTPKPKPVSQPEPEQSFVDQLLADPKLLGLAVGIPLLLVLGVVAYLRKRRQGAVDEPIPGGVSFESLVAAKSQTRSSAAPAAAATVSSTPGNEFESAVAGVPEYSTSDIGSIHTEEADIDPVAEADVYLAYRRYEQAEVLLKEAIRNHPDRSELRLKLMEIYHTTKNKEAFEAQAESLYAMAGGQGNQVWSQAIEMGRELCPEHPLFAEAGAAVAAVDAEPGATSGADNNLEFDVSAASATLSDADLAASLDVGDMNALDTKAGDALNLNLDLPGEINFDLGTEPTVAKNTDLDSSLEQRADDLLSSLVSDETVAAESVVGLGESSEWTLEAAVSEFGGLDLKSEMPPEEHVAVTPVDAEHVEVNKNWGLEETAAEMGDVTVVAEQTSVANQEWNLDEAVSQFGPIEEELESTVFDSSDDVVGTKLDLAKAYIDMGDQAGARTILDEVVVEGSEMQRQEAQHLIQQIG; this is encoded by the coding sequence GTGGCTCTTGGAGCCTGCCTGTGGGTGCCGGCCGGAGCTTATGCCTTGGGAATGGGCGACATCTCGGTTCAGTCTGCTCTCAATGAGCCCTTAAAGGCAGAAATCAAACTACTGGCAACCACTCCTGCCGAGCTGGAAGGGTTGACGGTGCAATTGGCGACCAATGCCGCTTTTGAAAAGCTCGGTGTGGAGCGTACTCCGGCCTTGGCCAATATTGTGTTTGAGGTCATCAAACAGGGGCGTGGCGCCCCCTACGTCAAACTCAGTTCCAATCGCGCGATACGTGAACCCTTTCTTGATTTTGTCGTCACCGTCAACTGGGCCAATGGCCAGATGTTGCGCGAGTATACCCTGCTGTTGGATCCACCTGTCTTTGATGCTGAAGAAAAGGCGATGCCGGTTGAGGCGCCGACGACAGGCTCGGCAAAAATTGAGCGTGAACAGCCCGTTGTCGTTGCGCCGCGTGCGCAGCCGGTAGCACCGTCTGCAGCAGTAGGTAGTTATGGGCCAACGCAACGTACGGATACCTTGTGGACGATTGCCAAACGGATGCGATCGAATGATTCCGTGGGCATCGCACAAATGATGGTGGCACTGGTGAAAGAAAATCCAGAAGCCTTCATGGGGGGCAATGTAAACGGGCTGAAGGCCGGCTACATATTGCGTGCCCCGGAGATGGATGTGATTGGCGCGCTTTCCAAAGATGAGGCGGTCGCCGAGACCAATCGCCAATATCAGCAGTGGTTGGCGAGTGGCCATCGTGGTTCGAATGTCATGGCGGGTGTCAGACAGGAAGTTGCGGGACAACAAGCTGCCACAGCAGCCGAGTCGACGCCAGCAACATCGAGCGCGGTAGCGCCTAATTCAGCGGCTACACCTTCTGCGAATGCGCGGCTGAAGTTGGTGACGCCGGATGAAACTCAGACGGCGAATGGATTGGGTGGTACCGGTAAGAGTGGCAAGGGGGGATCCTTGCAGAAAGAGCTGGCCATCGCCCAGGAAACCGCCGAGGCAATGCGCCAGGAGAATACCGATTTGCACAATCGTGTTGCGGAGCTGGAAAAGCAAATCCAGGCCATGCAACGGCTGATTACGCTTAAGGACGATACTTTTTCGGCGCTGCAAAGCGGCGTGACGCAAGGCACAACGCCGCAGGTAGGCGCAGCAACACCGGAAACAGTGGGACCGGAAGTGGCGCAACCGTCACCAGCAGCTCCCACGCCAAAGCCGAAGCCGGTTTCTCAGCCTGAACCCGAGCAAAGTTTTGTTGATCAGTTGTTGGCTGATCCAAAGCTTTTAGGTTTGGCGGTGGGCATACCTTTATTGTTGGTGTTGGGTGTGGTTGCGTATCTGCGTAAACGCCGGCAAGGTGCTGTTGATGAACCGATCCCTGGCGGTGTTTCGTTTGAATCGCTTGTGGCAGCTAAATCGCAGACCAGGTCGTCAGCGGCGCCCGCTGCGGCGGCAACGGTATCGAGTACTCCTGGCAATGAATTTGAATCCGCTGTGGCTGGGGTGCCGGAATATTCAACTTCCGATATCGGTTCCATCCATACTGAAGAAGCCGATATCGATCCCGTCGCCGAAGCAGATGTCTATCTTGCCTATCGCCGTTATGAGCAGGCCGAGGTATTGTTGAAAGAGGCGATACGTAATCATCCAGACCGGAGTGAACTCCGGTTGAAATTGATGGAGATTTATCACACCACCAAGAATAAGGAAGCTTTTGAAGCCCAGGCAGAATCTCTGTATGCCATGGCAGGCGGGCAGGGTAATCAAGTGTGGTCGCAAGCGATTGAGATGGGGCGTGAGTTATGTCCGGAACATCCATTATTTGCCGAAGCGGGTGCTGCGGTAGCGGCAGTCGATGCTGAGCCGGGCGCTACTTCTGGCGCTGATAACAACCTCGAGTTTGATGTATCAGCGGCATCTGCAACATTGAGCGATGCTGATCTTGCTGCGAGCCTGGATGTGGGGGATATGAATGCCCTGGATACCAAGGCTGGCGATGCATTGAATCTGAATCTTGACCTGCCAGGTGAGATAAATTTTGACCTGGGGACTGAACCAACGGTTGCCAAAAATACGGATTTGGATTCGTCGCTGGAACAACGTGCCGATGATTTGTTGTCTTCGCTTGTCAGTGATGAGACTGTTGCTGCCGAGTCTGTAGTGGGTTTGGGTGAATCCAGTGAATGGACGCTGGAGGCAGCGGTTTCCGAATTTGGCGGACTCGATCTCAAATCAGAGATGCCGCCGGAAGAACATGTCGCCGTGACGCCTGTTGATGCGGAACATGTGGAAGTCAATAAAAACTGGGGATTGGAAGAAACGGCGGCGGAGATGGGCGATGTAACCGTGGTTGCTGAACAAACTTCAGTGGCCAATCAGGAGTGGAATCTGGATGAAGCGGTTTCTCAATTTGGCCCCATCGAAGAAGAGCTGGAATCAACGGTGTTCGACAGTTCCGACGATGTCGTGGGAACGAAATTGGATTTGGCCAAGGCCTACATCGACATGGGTGACCAGGCGGGGGCGCGCACGATTCTCGATGAGGTTGTTGTCGAGGGGAGTGAAATGCAACGCCAAGAGGCCCAGCACTTAATTCAGCAGATTGGTTGA
- a CDS encoding aspartate-semialdehyde dehydrogenase, with protein MNQGVNVAVVGATGTVGETLLEILEARAFPVANLYPLEEMDAAGGRVQFGGKNLRVEDVAKFDFSQTQIAFFCASARVSREFSPKAAAANCVVIDRTPEFRLEEDVPLIVPEVNAAALANFRDNNIIAMPSCMVIQLAMVLKPLHDAAGVERVNVVTFQAVSGAGQSGVGELAKQTANLLNAQPIKPKLFPKQIAFNVIPQVGDFESNGYSEEEMKIVTETRKLFGDAIQAINPTTVRVPVFFGHSAAVHIETKTKLTAEAARALLKRAPGLMVCDDGHYPTPVSDAVGKDKVCVGRIREDLSHSKGLDLWITVDNVRKGAALNGIQIAEILLKEYLN; from the coding sequence GTGAATCAGGGTGTGAATGTTGCCGTCGTCGGCGCGACGGGTACGGTCGGCGAGACTTTGCTTGAAATTCTCGAGGCGCGAGCCTTTCCTGTGGCTAATCTGTATCCGCTTGAAGAAATGGATGCGGCCGGTGGCCGGGTGCAGTTCGGTGGCAAGAATCTGCGGGTGGAAGATGTCGCCAAGTTTGATTTTTCTCAAACTCAGATCGCATTTTTTTGCGCCAGTGCACGTGTGTCGCGCGAATTTTCCCCCAAGGCTGCTGCTGCCAATTGTGTGGTGATTGACCGAACGCCGGAATTCCGTCTGGAAGAGGATGTGCCGCTGATCGTGCCGGAGGTCAATGCAGCAGCACTTGCCAATTTCCGCGACAACAACATTATTGCTATGCCAAGTTGCATGGTGATACAACTGGCGATGGTGCTTAAACCTTTGCATGATGCAGCCGGCGTCGAACGTGTCAATGTGGTGACTTTTCAAGCAGTGTCGGGTGCCGGTCAGTCGGGGGTGGGGGAATTGGCAAAGCAAACGGCTAATTTGCTCAATGCCCAACCTATTAAACCGAAACTCTTTCCCAAGCAGATTGCCTTCAATGTGATTCCTCAGGTCGGTGATTTTGAGTCGAATGGTTACAGTGAAGAGGAAATGAAGATCGTCACCGAAACCCGCAAGCTTTTTGGTGATGCGATACAGGCGATTAACCCGACAACCGTGCGTGTGCCAGTATTTTTTGGCCATAGTGCCGCCGTGCATATCGAAACTAAAACCAAGCTTACCGCTGAGGCCGCGCGCGCCTTATTGAAACGGGCTCCGGGGTTGATGGTGTGTGACGATGGTCATTATCCGACCCCTGTGAGTGATGCAGTAGGTAAGGATAAGGTCTGTGTTGGACGAATTCGGGAAGATTTGTCACATTCCAAGGGTTTAGATTTGTGGATTACGGTCGATAACGTTCGCAAAGGAGCGGCTTTGAACGGTATTCAGATCGCGGAAATTCTGTTAAAAGAATATCTGAACTGA
- the asd gene encoding aspartate-semialdehyde dehydrogenase, producing MKRVGLIGWRGMVGSVLMQRMREERDFDHIDPVFFTTSQIGGKGPDIGKDVPPLKDAGSIDDLKAMDVIITCQGGDYTKDIYPQLRGAGWKGYWIDAASALRMKDDAIIVLDPVNKHVIKDGLKKGIKTYVGGNCTVSLMLMAIGGLFDKGLIEWISPMTYQAASGAGARNMRELIQQMGAVNGEVKALVDNPASAILEIDKKVADFLRSDRYPLEAWPVPLAGSLIPWIDVQLESGQSKEEWKAQVECNKILGRSDKQIPIDGLCVRIGAMRCHSQALTIKMTKDVSLDEIHGIIAAHNDWVKVVPNDRAITMRELTPAAVTGTLTVPVGRMRKLNMGPQYLSAFTVGDQLLWGAAEPLRRMLRILLEH from the coding sequence ATGAAAAGAGTAGGGCTAATCGGTTGGCGTGGGATGGTCGGTTCGGTACTGATGCAGCGGATGCGTGAAGAGCGGGATTTCGATCATATCGATCCCGTATTCTTCACCACTTCACAGATCGGCGGCAAGGGGCCGGATATTGGTAAGGACGTGCCGCCGCTCAAAGATGCTGGTAGCATCGACGATCTCAAGGCGATGGATGTGATCATCACCTGCCAGGGCGGCGATTACACCAAGGATATTTATCCGCAATTGCGCGGCGCAGGTTGGAAAGGTTATTGGATCGATGCCGCTTCTGCCTTACGCATGAAAGATGATGCCATCATCGTTCTCGATCCGGTTAACAAGCATGTGATCAAAGATGGCTTGAAGAAAGGCATCAAGACCTATGTCGGCGGTAACTGCACCGTATCACTGATGCTGATGGCGATTGGTGGCTTGTTCGACAAAGGTTTGATCGAGTGGATCAGCCCAATGACCTATCAGGCGGCTTCCGGTGCCGGTGCGCGTAATATGCGCGAATTGATTCAGCAAATGGGCGCGGTGAATGGTGAAGTTAAGGCGCTGGTGGATAACCCGGCGTCGGCGATACTTGAAATTGACAAGAAGGTTGCTGATTTCCTGCGTTCCGATCGTTATCCGCTTGAGGCCTGGCCGGTGCCGCTGGCGGGGTCTTTGATTCCATGGATTGACGTGCAACTCGAAAGTGGCCAGAGCAAGGAAGAGTGGAAGGCGCAGGTCGAATGTAACAAGATTCTGGGCCGTAGCGACAAGCAAATTCCAATTGATGGTTTGTGCGTGCGTATCGGCGCCATGCGTTGTCACAGTCAGGCGCTGACGATCAAGATGACGAAGGATGTTTCGCTGGATGAGATTCATGGCATCATCGCTGCACATAATGATTGGGTGAAAGTAGTACCCAATGATCGCGCGATCACCATGCGTGAGTTGACGCCGGCGGCGGTTACCGGGACCCTGACGGTGCCCGTAGGTCGCATGCGCAAGCTGAATATGGGGCCGCAGTATTTGTCTGCATTTACCGTGGGTGACCAGTTGTTGTGGGGGGCGGCCGAGCCGCTACGCCGCATGTTGCGTATCTTGTTGGAACATTAA
- the leuB gene encoding 3-isopropylmalate dehydrogenase: MTKKIAVLPGDGIGPEIVAEAVKVLKCLSADYGLKIELEEAPIGGAGYDAAADPLPEQTLKLAKQADAVLLGAVGGPKYDTLPRDKRPERGLLRIRKELNLFANLRPAFLYPELADASTLKPEVVAGLDIMIVRELTGDIYFGQPRGIEVRNGERVGFNTMLYSESEVRRVAHVAFKSAMKRNKKLCSVEKANVLECSELWKEVVIDVAKEYPQIELSHMYVDNAAMQLIRNPKQFDVIVTGNIFGDILSDEASMLTGSIGMLPSASLDQNNKGMYEPIHGSAPDIAGKNIANPLATILSVEMMLRYSLNELALADWIRNAVKQVLGQGYRTGDIYTEGTRKIGTCGMGDAVVAALRV; this comes from the coding sequence ATGACCAAAAAGATAGCTGTACTACCCGGTGACGGCATCGGCCCGGAGATTGTCGCCGAGGCAGTGAAGGTGTTGAAATGCCTGAGTGCTGATTACGGTTTGAAGATCGAGCTGGAAGAGGCGCCCATTGGCGGCGCGGGTTACGATGCCGCTGCTGATCCCTTGCCAGAGCAAACATTGAAGCTGGCCAAGCAGGCAGACGCGGTGTTGCTCGGTGCCGTCGGTGGCCCGAAATACGATACCTTGCCTCGCGACAAACGGCCGGAGCGTGGTTTGTTGCGCATCCGCAAGGAACTGAATCTGTTTGCCAATCTGCGACCGGCATTTTTGTATCCTGAGTTGGCAGATGCCTCGACACTGAAGCCGGAAGTGGTGGCTGGACTCGACATCATGATTGTTCGTGAACTGACGGGGGATATTTATTTCGGTCAGCCGCGTGGCATTGAAGTGCGCAATGGTGAGCGCGTTGGATTTAATACCATGCTTTATTCGGAATCTGAGGTGCGGCGTGTCGCCCATGTCGCCTTCAAGAGTGCGATGAAGCGTAACAAGAAGCTGTGTTCGGTCGAAAAGGCCAATGTCTTGGAGTGCAGCGAGTTGTGGAAAGAAGTTGTGATCGACGTTGCCAAGGAATATCCACAGATTGAGTTGTCGCACATGTATGTCGACAACGCGGCGATGCAGTTGATACGCAATCCGAAGCAGTTTGACGTGATTGTGACCGGTAATATCTTCGGTGACATTCTGTCGGATGAGGCTTCTATGCTGACGGGTTCCATCGGCATGTTGCCGTCTGCTTCCTTGGACCAGAATAATAAGGGTATGTATGAGCCAATCCACGGCTCGGCGCCGGACATTGCCGGTAAAAATATTGCCAATCCACTGGCCACGATTCTGTCGGTAGAGATGATGTTGCGCTATTCTTTGAATGAGCTTGCATTGGCGGATTGGATCCGGAACGCGGTTAAGCAGGTGTTAGGGCAGGGATATCGAACCGGGGATATTTATACCGAGGGCACCAGGAAGATAGGTACCTGCGGCATGGGTGACGCTGTGGTGGCGGCGTTACGGGTTTAA
- a CDS encoding GxxExxY protein, whose product MNAEKIGKIILDCAFKVHSALGPGLLESAYEACLAYELAKQVDVKRQVGLPVHYDGLKLDVGYRIDLLVADAVVMELKAVDKITDIHLAQLLSYLKLGDYRLGFLLNFNVKHMKDGLKRVVNQLQS is encoded by the coding sequence ATGAATGCAGAAAAGATTGGGAAAATTATTCTTGATTGTGCATTTAAGGTTCATTCGGCATTGGGGCCTGGGTTGTTAGAAAGCGCCTATGAAGCATGTTTGGCTTATGAGCTTGCTAAGCAAGTGGATGTGAAACGCCAGGTTGGTTTGCCTGTGCATTATGATGGATTGAAACTTGATGTGGGATATCGGATCGATTTGCTGGTTGCGGATGCCGTTGTAATGGAGCTGAAAGCGGTAGATAAGATTACTGATATCCATTTGGCTCAGCTTCTGAGTTATCTCAAGCTGGGAGATTATCGTTTGGGTTTTTTGCTTAACTTTAATGTAAAACATATGAAGGATGGCTTGAAGCGGGTTGTGAATCAGCTGCAATCTTAG
- the leuD gene encoding 3-isopropylmalate dehydratase small subunit, whose amino-acid sequence MNKFITLNSLVVPLDRPNVDTDAIIPKQFLKSIKRVGFGPNLFDEWRYLDHGEPGRDNSKRPLNPEFVLNQSRYQGARILLARDNFGCGSSREHAPWALEDYGFRSIIAPSFADIFYNNCFKNGILPIVLSATVVDELFKETVKTEGYRLEIDLPNQKVVTPSGESFAFEVDAFRKHCLLNGLDDIGLTLQHVDDIKAYEAKRKVVAPWLFT is encoded by the coding sequence ATGAATAAATTTATAACACTTAACAGTTTGGTAGTACCGCTGGATCGGCCGAATGTCGATACCGATGCCATTATTCCGAAGCAATTTTTGAAATCGATCAAACGTGTTGGTTTCGGTCCTAATTTATTCGATGAATGGCGTTATCTCGATCATGGCGAGCCGGGAAGGGATAATAGCAAGCGGCCCTTGAATCCTGAGTTCGTGCTCAATCAATCACGTTATCAGGGTGCGAGGATTTTGCTGGCGCGCGATAACTTTGGTTGCGGTTCATCGCGTGAGCATGCGCCGTGGGCGCTGGAAGACTACGGTTTCCGGAGTATCATTGCCCCGAGTTTTGCCGATATTTTTTACAATAATTGTTTCAAGAACGGCATTTTGCCGATTGTGCTCTCTGCGACGGTGGTAGATGAATTGTTTAAAGAAACGGTAAAGACCGAAGGTTACCGTCTGGAAATCGATCTGCCTAATCAAAAGGTGGTTACCCCGTCCGGCGAATCATTTGCCTTTGAAGTAGATGCCTTCCGCAAACATTGCTTGTTAAATGGTCTGGATGATATCGGCTTGACTCTGCAGCATGTGGATGACATCAAGGCCTATGAAGCAAAGCGTAAGGTTGTCGCGCCCTGGTTGTTTACTTAA
- the leuC gene encoding 3-isopropylmalate dehydratase large subunit, producing the protein MASKTLYDKLWDAHVVRQNDDGSCLIYIDRQLVHEVTSPQAFDGLRMAGRKPWRVSANLATPDHNVPTIGRDQGIAGITDPISKLQVETLDDNCNYFGITEFKMNDLRQGIVHVVGPEQGATLPGMTVVCGDSHTSTHGALGALAHGIGTSEVEHVMATQCLIQKKSKNMLVRVNGKVGSGVTAKDIVLAIIGKIGTAGGTGYAIEFAGEAIMDLSIEGRMTVCNMAIEAGARAGMVAVDDKTIEYVKGRPYAPKSEQWAQAVAAWRDLHSDADAKFDVVVELNAAQIKPQVTWGTSPEMVVAIDGKVPDPAAEKDAVKRTGMEKALAYMGLAANTPINEIKVDIVFIGSCTNSRIEDLRAAAAVAKGRKVAANVKQVLVVPGSGLVKQQAEKEGLDKIFIDAGFEWREPGCSMCLAMNADRLEPGERCASTSNRNFEGRQGQGGRTHLVSPAMAAAAAIAGHFIDVRELKI; encoded by the coding sequence GTGGCAAGCAAGACCTTGTACGACAAATTGTGGGATGCCCACGTGGTGCGTCAGAACGATGATGGCAGTTGCTTGATCTATATTGACCGGCAGCTGGTGCATGAAGTGACCTCGCCGCAGGCGTTCGATGGCTTGCGCATGGCGGGCCGCAAGCCGTGGCGGGTGAGTGCCAATCTGGCAACGCCGGACCACAACGTGCCGACCATCGGCCGTGATCAAGGCATCGCGGGCATAACTGATCCGATTTCTAAATTGCAGGTCGAGACGCTGGACGACAACTGCAATTACTTCGGCATCACCGAATTCAAGATGAATGATCTGCGGCAGGGCATTGTTCATGTCGTTGGTCCGGAGCAGGGTGCAACGTTGCCAGGTATGACGGTGGTGTGTGGTGATTCGCATACGTCGACGCATGGCGCACTCGGCGCCTTGGCGCACGGGATTGGAACGTCTGAAGTTGAGCACGTGATGGCAACGCAGTGTTTGATTCAGAAAAAATCGAAGAACATGCTGGTGCGAGTGAACGGCAAGGTCGGTTCAGGAGTAACCGCTAAGGATATCGTGCTCGCGATCATCGGTAAAATCGGCACGGCCGGTGGCACTGGTTACGCAATTGAGTTCGCCGGCGAGGCGATCATGGATCTTTCCATCGAAGGCCGGATGACGGTTTGTAATATGGCGATCGAAGCCGGTGCCCGTGCCGGGATGGTGGCTGTCGATGACAAGACCATTGAGTATGTGAAAGGTCGCCCCTATGCGCCGAAAAGTGAGCAGTGGGCGCAAGCGGTGGCAGCATGGCGTGATTTGCACAGTGATGCGGATGCCAAGTTCGACGTCGTAGTTGAATTGAATGCCGCGCAGATTAAGCCACAAGTCACTTGGGGTACGTCACCGGAGATGGTCGTGGCCATCGACGGTAAGGTGCCCGATCCGGCGGCGGAAAAAGATGCAGTGAAGCGTACCGGCATGGAAAAGGCATTGGCCTACATGGGATTGGCGGCGAATACACCCATCAATGAAATCAAGGTTGATATAGTCTTCATAGGTTCCTGTACCAATTCGCGGATCGAAGATTTACGTGCCGCCGCAGCGGTTGCCAAAGGACGCAAGGTGGCGGCCAATGTGAAGCAGGTGCTCGTGGTGCCCGGATCCGGTCTGGTGAAACAACAGGCCGAAAAAGAAGGGCTGGATAAGATTTTCATCGACGCTGGTTTTGAGTGGCGTGAGCCGGGTTGCTCGATGTGTCTGGCAATGAATGCGGATCGCTTGGAACCGGGTGAGCGTTGCGCCTCGACATCGAATCGTAATTTTGAAGGTCGCCAGGGACAGGGCGGACGCACGCATCTGGTGAGTCCAGCCATGGCGGCAGCGGCTGCAATTGCAGGTCATTTTATCGATGTGCGGGAACTGAAAATCTAA